From one Streptomyces spiramyceticus genomic stretch:
- a CDS encoding L,D-transpeptidase — translation MNRQPISGASARSRQGSRRGLGGTALPALLAAMMVLATACGGSDDSGSGDGKGTGGAGKGGDTKASQAVVTIAPKDDAKNVATSGALKITADKGKLTSVTVEDTKGNDVEGRITDGGTAWKPSHHLGSATKYKVHAVAKDSEGRESAKDTTFTTLVPKNTFVSYFTPEDGSKVGVGMPVSLRFSRGITEPEDVEKAVKVTAEPSVPIEGHWFGNDRLDFRPEKYWAAGTKVTLKLNLDGVEGRPGVYGKQNKTVKFTVGRSQVSVVDAGAHTMTVKRDGKVLKTIPITAGAPSTTTYNGQMVISEKYKVTRMNGATVGFGGEYDIKDVPHAMRLSNSGTFIHGNYWAGAGTFGSANVSHGCVGLRDVRGAYDSKVPAAWFFDNSILGDVVVVKNSNDKQIQPDNGLNGWNMSWSEWKK, via the coding sequence TTGAACAGGCAGCCGATATCGGGGGCATCGGCCAGATCGCGGCAAGGAAGTCGGCGAGGGCTTGGGGGCACCGCGCTGCCGGCTCTGCTGGCCGCGATGATGGTGCTGGCGACGGCCTGCGGCGGAAGCGATGACTCCGGCTCAGGCGACGGCAAGGGCACGGGCGGCGCCGGGAAGGGCGGCGACACCAAGGCATCGCAGGCCGTGGTGACGATCGCACCCAAGGACGACGCGAAGAACGTCGCCACCAGCGGGGCACTGAAGATCACCGCCGACAAGGGCAAGCTGACGTCCGTCACGGTCGAGGACACCAAGGGCAACGACGTCGAGGGCAGGATCACCGACGGCGGCACCGCCTGGAAGCCGTCGCACCACCTCGGCTCCGCGACCAAGTACAAGGTCCACGCGGTGGCGAAGGACTCCGAGGGCCGCGAGTCCGCGAAGGACACCACCTTCACCACACTCGTCCCGAAGAACACGTTCGTCAGTTACTTCACGCCCGAGGACGGTTCGAAGGTCGGCGTCGGAATGCCGGTCTCGCTCCGCTTCAGCCGCGGCATCACCGAGCCCGAGGACGTCGAGAAGGCCGTCAAGGTGACCGCCGAGCCCTCCGTCCCGATCGAGGGCCACTGGTTCGGCAACGACCGCCTCGACTTCCGTCCCGAGAAGTACTGGGCCGCGGGCACCAAGGTGACGCTGAAGCTCAACCTCGACGGCGTCGAAGGCCGTCCCGGGGTGTACGGCAAGCAGAACAAGACCGTGAAGTTCACCGTTGGCCGCAGCCAGGTCAGCGTCGTGGACGCCGGCGCCCACACGATGACCGTCAAGCGCGACGGCAAGGTCCTCAAGACCATCCCGATCACCGCGGGCGCACCGTCGACCACAACGTACAACGGTCAGATGGTGATCAGCGAGAAGTACAAGGTGACCCGGATGAACGGCGCCACCGTCGGATTCGGCGGCGAGTACGACATCAAGGACGTACCGCACGCGATGCGCCTGTCGAACTCGGGCACCTTCATCCACGGCAACTACTGGGCCGGCGCCGGGACGTTCGGCTCGGCGAATGTCAGCCACGGGTGCGTGGGCCTGCGCGATGTGCGCGGGGCGTACGACAGCAAGGTCCCCGCGGCCTGGTTCTTCGACAACTCGATCCTCGGTGACGTGGTGGTCGTGAAGAACTCCAACGACAAGCAGATCCAGCCGGACAACGGCCTCAACGGCTGGAACATGTCCTGGTCGGAGTGGAAGAAGTAA